In Pseudomonas sp. Q1-7, the genomic window CGTGCGCGACGCCAACCGCACCATGCTGTTCTACGTCTACCTGGCGGTGACCGTGTTCTGCCTGATTACCTTCCGCAGCTGGCGGGCGACGGTGGTGGCGCTGCTGCCGCTGGTGCTCACCTCGATACTCTGCGAGGCGCTGATGGTGGCGATGGGCATTGGCGTCAAGGTGGCCACCCTGCCGGTGATCGCCCTGGGCGTCGGCATTGGCGTGGATTACGCGCTGTACCTGCTCAGCGTGCAGTTGCAATTCCAGCGCCAGGGCCTACCGCTGGCGGCCGCCTACAAGAAGGCGGTGTCCTTCACCGGACGGGTGGTGGCGCTGGTGGGCATCACCCTGGCCGCCGGTGTGGTGTGCTGGGCCTGGTCGCCGATCAAGTTCCAGGCCGACATGGGCATCCTGCTCACCTTCATGTTCCTCTGGAACATGATCGGCGCGCTGATCCTGATTCCGGCGCTGTCCTACTTCCTGCTGCGCGAGCGTGACACGGCGGAGCAGCCGGTCAGCCCGGAGGGCCCGTCCCGCGAGCGCCAGGCCGCCGCGACCCTGGAAGAAGGCCCCCTGCAGGCCGAGCGGGTGGAAACGGCACAGCCTTGAGATTGGACTAATCTGGAAACGGGGGATCGCCGCCGGCTGTTCTGCAGCACGGCGGCGATGCCGTTTCCGGCCTGGTCGACCTGCCTGCTGCGCGACGGCCAGGGCCATGCTTCAAGGAGGGGAACATGCTCGAGTACGCGGCATTGGTCATTCTTATCTTCGTGGGGGTGGTGCTGTTTTACGGCATCATCGTGCTTCACGACATTCCCTACGAGATCGCCGTCCACCGTAATCACCCGCACCAGGACGCCATTCATGCCGCGGGCTGGGTGAGCCTCTTCACCTTGCATGCCCTGTGGCCGTTCCTGTGGATCTGGGCGATGTTGTATCGCGAAGACCGTGGCTGGGGTTTCACCGCCGGCAAAGCGGGCAACAGCCCCCAGGCGGAACTGGCGCAACAGCTCGCCGAGTTGCGCCAGCGCATCGAGCAGATCGAAGCCCGCGCACAGGCCCCGCAACACGATGAGAAGGAGGACTGAGCCATGGACCTGTTGCTGGTGCTCACCTACACGGCCTTCTGCGTCGCCATCTTCAAGATCTTCAAGATCCCGCTGAACAAGTGGTCGGTGCCCACGGCCGTACTCGGCGGGGTGGTGCTGATCGGTGCGCTGATCTTCACCATGAACTACAACCACCCCTATTCGGAGGTGGCACGGACCTATTTCGTCTCGGTGCCGATCGTTCCCGAGGTGTCCGGCCAGGTGGTCGAGGTGCCGGTCAAGACCAACCAGCCGCTGGAGAA contains:
- a CDS encoding DUF3302 domain-containing protein, with amino-acid sequence MLEYAALVILIFVGVVLFYGIIVLHDIPYEIAVHRNHPHQDAIHAAGWVSLFTLHALWPFLWIWAMLYREDRGWGFTAGKAGNSPQAELAQQLAELRQRIEQIEARAQAPQHDEKED